A genomic stretch from Acidobacteriota bacterium includes:
- a CDS encoding RHS repeat-associated core domain-containing protein has product MTDDAGTVVYAEAHDPYGGIQKTWVNTFDPKRKFSDKERDEETGLDYFGARYYSAPGWADGHASGSYRWLSLDPVLDRSKAIANSQLWNFYTYSGNNPISNMDPDGRAVISFTLKITFASSRDNYAWTGKLSRDGALIGNFYAKGKPKQNSDGTWSVTVAISVSAEVLIPQANDPVYGFQSTDPKNVDEVINHEIGCHLTDLVRTFKRVVAASEKLEQMRFGSENEATSAAGRFNKDRNEEICLKIAGFIWDKVLPKGLHYPNEIW; this is encoded by the coding sequence GTGACGGACGATGCGGGGACGGTCGTCTATGCCGAAGCCCACGATCCGTACGGCGGGATCCAGAAGACCTGGGTGAACACGTTCGACCCGAAGCGCAAGTTCTCGGACAAGGAGCGGGACGAAGAAACGGGGCTGGACTATTTCGGAGCGAGGTATTATTCCGCTCCCGGATGGGCAGACGGTCATGCAAGTGGAAGTTATAGATGGCTTTCATTAGATCCGGTTCTTGATAGAAGCAAAGCTATCGCCAACTCCCAACTGTGGAATTTTTATACATATTCTGGGAACAATCCCATTTCCAATATGGACCCCGATGGCAGAGCGGTCATTAGCTTCACGCTGAAAATTACGTTCGCCTCCTCCCGGGACAATTATGCGTGGACAGGTAAGCTAAGTAGAGATGGAGCCTTAATCGGCAATTTTTATGCCAAAGGCAAGCCAAAGCAAAATAGTGATGGGACTTGGAGCGTCACGGTCGCCATATCCGTCTCGGCAGAAGTTTTAATTCCCCAGGCCAATGATCCCGTATACGGATTTCAAAGCACGGATCCTAAAAATGTCGACGAAGTGATCAACCATGAGATTGGTTGCCATTTGACCGATCTTGTGAGGACATTCAAGCGAGTTGTCGCGGCGTCAGAAAAATTAGAACAGATGAGATTTGGTTCGGAAAACGAAGCAACAAGTGCTGCGGGTAGGTTTAACAAGGATAGGAACGAGGAAATATGCTTGAAAATCGCGGGTTTCATTTGGGATAAAGTCCTTCCAAAGGGGCTTCACTATCCGAATGAAATCTGGTAG